A stretch of Imperialibacter roseus DNA encodes these proteins:
- a CDS encoding DUF3592 domain-containing protein yields the protein MFIELIILAVSFALLAGGALYWQKSYHLLNNGKKVESTIVGNHFEPSRQGGVYYPVVQFLTDKQESVTQQLTIGFKPKRAEGGKVDIIYDPDDPSNIEIDSTIMIEILPRLLVAIGLCSLIFGLLEILDITQILESIH from the coding sequence ATGTTTATCGAACTCATCATCCTTGCTGTTTCATTCGCTCTTTTGGCGGGAGGTGCCCTCTACTGGCAGAAGTCCTACCACCTGTTGAACAACGGCAAAAAGGTTGAGTCAACGATAGTGGGTAACCATTTTGAGCCTAGCAGGCAGGGCGGTGTGTACTACCCTGTCGTCCAATTCTTGACAGACAAACAAGAATCGGTCACGCAGCAATTGACGATTGGCTTCAAGCCCAAAAGAGCTGAAGGTGGGAAAGTGGACATTATCTACGACCCGGACGACCCTAGCAATATTGAAATTGATTCGACTATTATGATTGAGATTTTACCCAGGCTTCTCGTTGCCATTGGCTTGTGTAGCCTCATTTTTGGACTCTTAGAGATTTTGGATATTACTCAGATACTTGAGAGTATTCACTGA
- a CDS encoding ABC transporter permease — MKQQQPPQWINRLLDWYCSGEYANEIRGDLLELFDRWVEENGARKASWLYVVNGLMFLRMYNARIRKTQIKTNQMTMITHYLKIAGRNMARQKLYTLANIVGLSVGIAVSLMIFLHVDKELSFDKAYPKHDNIYRLAATTWAKSSPTQGEAFKAYMPEVKEFCRFADFGGELTVLNVGEDFFDVEHVYLADQSAIDMFDYQFVNGTAEGALTRPGTTLLTESLAKKVFGTDNPVGQTIELNESDKFEVTGVIKDLPANSHIKAELLVSMPTFMKWVDADWYSNKGWMVMYTYVLFDNQQQAESAMTKMLDFQIDYRQITEEGMAEVKAENFFYELMPLTDIHLQSNKIQEMGPNSSATYIYIFITLAVFITIIACVNFVNIFVTISMRRIKEIGMRKVMGAKRGQLLQQFLGESMLTSALSALVALVLCAIAMPFYNSLAGSGIEAVQLLELKYLAFVAGIVLLIGLLAGAYPALVVSGFTATKALSAKRDARTSGVSGFRKGLVVFQFVLSLFIIISTVAVTEQMNFVRDKDLGFSASHVVAVKTYGKMKEQLVENRESLFARLKQNPAIEDVSLSSNLMGDQLSVEGFRLASMDPDADYPSVNVLRVDEGFLSTLDIELLSGRTFQPKADTGGVYIINKKLADLWGIENPVGEMAEQMTRNERGPIIGMIDDIHYYSLHREVEPLVIEYKPWWTGYMLVEIDAENVPQTVAYLENFVQEVAPASIFHYRFLDDRIDALYKEEYSMFKIFRVFSVLAIMISCIGLLGLAAIEVQRRTKEIGIRKVLGASNQGILGLLSRQFVVMVGIAIVVTVPLSIYAIGEWLANFEYHIIPGALTYVLPSVFFIMLAFAMVGLQAFRAATANPSDSLRYE; from the coding sequence ATGAAACAACAACAACCACCTCAATGGATCAATCGCCTGCTCGACTGGTACTGCAGTGGGGAATACGCCAACGAGATTCGTGGCGATTTGCTCGAGCTGTTTGACCGCTGGGTGGAGGAAAATGGAGCGAGGAAGGCTAGTTGGCTATATGTAGTCAACGGGCTCATGTTCCTGAGAATGTACAATGCACGAATAAGGAAAACTCAAATAAAGACTAATCAAATGACTATGATCACCCATTACCTCAAAATCGCCGGCCGCAACATGGCCCGCCAAAAGCTGTATACACTGGCTAACATCGTTGGCTTATCTGTTGGTATCGCCGTTAGCTTGATGATCTTCCTGCATGTGGACAAAGAGCTGAGCTTTGATAAAGCCTATCCCAAGCATGACAATATCTACCGCCTGGCCGCTACCACCTGGGCCAAGTCGTCGCCTACCCAGGGAGAGGCTTTTAAAGCCTATATGCCGGAGGTGAAGGAGTTTTGCCGCTTTGCAGACTTTGGCGGGGAGCTTACTGTGCTCAATGTGGGCGAAGACTTCTTCGACGTAGAGCATGTGTACCTGGCCGATCAATCAGCCATTGATATGTTTGACTACCAGTTTGTAAACGGCACTGCCGAAGGCGCCCTCACCCGGCCCGGCACCACTCTTCTTACCGAGTCGCTGGCGAAAAAAGTGTTTGGAACAGACAACCCGGTTGGCCAAACCATCGAGCTGAATGAGAGCGATAAGTTTGAAGTGACCGGCGTGATCAAAGACCTGCCAGCCAACTCTCATATTAAAGCCGAGCTACTGGTTTCCATGCCCACTTTTATGAAATGGGTAGATGCCGACTGGTACAGTAACAAAGGCTGGATGGTTATGTACACCTATGTGTTGTTCGACAACCAGCAGCAAGCCGAAAGCGCCATGACCAAAATGCTCGACTTTCAAATCGACTACAGGCAAATTACAGAAGAAGGAATGGCAGAGGTAAAGGCGGAAAATTTCTTCTACGAGCTTATGCCGCTGACCGACATCCACCTGCAGTCAAACAAGATTCAGGAGATGGGCCCTAACTCCAGCGCTACTTATATCTATATTTTCATCACGCTGGCAGTGTTCATTACTATCATCGCCTGCGTCAACTTTGTCAATATCTTCGTCACCATCTCCATGCGCCGCATCAAGGAGATAGGCATGCGCAAGGTGATGGGTGCCAAACGGGGACAGCTATTGCAGCAGTTCCTTGGCGAGAGCATGCTTACGTCGGCGCTGTCGGCGCTCGTAGCTTTGGTGCTTTGCGCCATTGCTATGCCGTTTTACAATTCCCTGGCGGGCTCAGGCATTGAGGCCGTACAACTGCTGGAGCTGAAATACCTGGCCTTTGTGGCGGGCATTGTGTTGTTGATTGGCCTGCTGGCCGGGGCGTACCCTGCGCTGGTGGTGTCCGGTTTTACGGCAACCAAAGCCCTTTCCGCCAAGCGGGATGCCCGCACCAGTGGTGTATCGGGTTTCCGCAAAGGGCTGGTGGTGTTCCAGTTTGTGCTGTCGCTGTTCATTATCATCAGCACGGTAGCGGTAACGGAGCAAATGAACTTTGTGCGAGACAAAGACCTGGGCTTTTCCGCCAGTCATGTGGTGGCAGTGAAAACCTACGGCAAAATGAAAGAGCAGCTGGTGGAAAACAGGGAGAGCCTGTTTGCCCGGCTGAAGCAAAACCCCGCCATTGAGGATGTGAGCCTGTCGTCGAACCTGATGGGTGACCAGCTGAGTGTGGAGGGCTTCCGTCTGGCCTCCATGGATCCGGATGCCGACTATCCTTCGGTCAATGTGCTGCGGGTAGATGAGGGCTTTCTCAGCACCCTGGACATTGAGCTGCTGTCGGGGCGCACATTTCAGCCGAAAGCTGACACGGGAGGTGTCTACATCATCAACAAAAAGCTGGCTGACCTGTGGGGGATAGAAAACCCCGTGGGAGAAATGGCCGAGCAAATGACAAGGAATGAGCGAGGGCCTATTATCGGCATGATCGACGATATTCATTACTACTCCCTACACAGGGAGGTAGAACCGCTGGTGATCGAGTACAAACCGTGGTGGACAGGCTATATGCTGGTGGAAATAGACGCAGAGAATGTGCCACAGACGGTGGCTTACCTCGAAAATTTTGTGCAGGAGGTAGCGCCAGCCAGCATCTTCCATTACCGCTTTCTCGACGACCGCATCGATGCACTCTACAAAGAGGAGTACAGCATGTTCAAAATCTTCAGAGTATTTTCAGTGCTGGCGATCATGATTTCCTGCATTGGCTTGCTGGGGCTGGCCGCTATTGAAGTGCAGCGCCGTACCAAAGAGATTGGGATCCGCAAGGTGCTGGGAGCCAGCAACCAGGGCATTTTGGGGCTGCTGAGCCGCCAGTTTGTGGTGATGGTGGGTATTGCCATAGTAGTGACTGTTCCTTTGAGCATCTATGCCATCGGCGAATGGTTGGCCAACTTTGAGTACCACATCATACCCGGGGCTTTGACGTATGTGCTGCCATCCGTGTTTTTCATCATGCTGGCGTTTGCCATGGTGGGTTTGCAGGCGTTCAGGGCGGCAACGGCGAACCCATCGGATAGTTTGAGGTATGAGTAA
- a CDS encoding glycosyltransferase family 2 protein, whose product MDISVIIATYNRKDSLKETLDALSRQNFCHLSYEVIVINDGSTDGTVELLEEYSVFGTIGLRFFNQQNQGPAAARNLGIQYAKGRIVAFTDDDCIPSQNWLCTIDAQFKNSNIVGLQGSTFTDKDKITPLTHQIDNTQGNKSVPTCNAAYLKSALDAIDGFDTEFPFPHNEDADLAWRIQKTGEIGFCADMLVYHPPRMDTFTKVSKRMKIMESEFRLFYKDPESYRKNRGTSPWQIIYWEVMVKTQWYYFKTRFKYLKRPKLMFQGLALTFIWWWDLIRFYPKFWNANKVHKKMF is encoded by the coding sequence ATGGATATTTCGGTAATAATTGCGACCTATAACAGAAAGGATTCTCTAAAAGAAACCCTGGATGCACTTAGCCGCCAGAACTTCTGCCATCTGTCTTACGAGGTGATTGTGATCAACGATGGCTCCACCGACGGAACGGTTGAATTGCTTGAAGAATATTCGGTTTTTGGCACCATAGGCCTAAGATTCTTCAACCAACAAAACCAGGGGCCGGCTGCGGCACGGAATCTAGGGATTCAGTATGCAAAAGGAAGAATAGTCGCCTTCACTGACGACGACTGCATTCCTTCACAAAACTGGCTATGTACGATTGATGCTCAATTTAAGAATAGCAACATAGTGGGTTTGCAGGGAAGCACTTTTACTGATAAAGACAAAATTACGCCTCTCACACACCAGATAGATAATACGCAGGGCAACAAAAGCGTTCCTACCTGTAACGCTGCCTACCTGAAGAGTGCTCTAGACGCCATTGACGGATTCGATACGGAATTTCCTTTTCCGCACAACGAAGACGCCGACCTGGCCTGGAGAATACAAAAAACCGGAGAGATTGGATTCTGCGCTGATATGCTTGTATATCACCCACCCCGCATGGACACCTTTACGAAGGTTTCCAAAAGGATGAAGATCATGGAGAGTGAGTTCCGCCTATTCTACAAGGACCCGGAAAGCTACCGGAAAAACAGAGGCACCTCACCCTGGCAAATCATCTACTGGGAGGTAATGGTAAAGACACAATGGTATTACTTCAAAACAAGGTTTAAGTACCTGAAAAGACCGAAGCTGATGTTTCAGGGACTGGCCCTGACTTTCATTTGGTGGTGGGACCTGATCAGGTTTTATCCAAAGTTTTGGAATGCCAACAAAGTACATAAGAAAATGTTTTGA
- a CDS encoding PadR family transcriptional regulator → MKGTSIGEFEELCLLAVGVLYPEAYGLSIKDEIENRTGRSATISTVHSTLIRLQEKGFLQSEMGGATEERGGRTKRLFELTAYGKNVINEARELRNGMWSDIPKVIWEGGK, encoded by the coding sequence ATGAAAGGAACTTCCATAGGAGAATTTGAAGAGCTCTGCCTGCTGGCGGTGGGGGTGCTGTACCCCGAGGCTTATGGCCTGTCGATCAAAGATGAAATAGAAAACCGTACCGGGCGCTCGGCTACCATCAGCACCGTGCACTCCACGCTGATCCGGCTGCAGGAGAAAGGCTTTCTACAATCTGAAATGGGCGGAGCCACTGAGGAGAGAGGAGGGCGTACGAAGAGGCTTTTCGAATTAACAGCTTATGGCAAAAACGTAATCAACGAGGCCAGAGAGTTGAGGAATGGGATGTGGAGTGATATTCCGAAGGTGATTTGGGAGGGGGGGAAGTGA
- a CDS encoding nucleotidyltransferase — translation MNLFVESHQKLLQLLRKAEVDFIIIGGYSVIFHGYARTTGDIDIWLKPDNVNKAKLLQALRWYGIEEDSLGELNQLDFAKTVFFKIGDVPERIDFLTKINLIDYETANREKVLANLDDITIPFLHLNHLILSKLNTGRPQDQADIEMLQKIQKNKKN, via the coding sequence ATGAATCTTTTTGTAGAGTCGCATCAAAAGTTACTCCAACTGCTAAGAAAGGCTGAAGTAGATTTTATCATTATTGGTGGCTACTCCGTCATTTTTCACGGATATGCTAGAACAACCGGCGATATCGACATTTGGCTAAAGCCCGATAATGTCAATAAAGCCAAACTGCTACAGGCACTCAGATGGTATGGCATAGAAGAAGACTCCCTGGGGGAACTGAACCAATTAGATTTCGCCAAGACAGTTTTCTTTAAGATTGGTGACGTACCAGAGCGGATCGATTTTCTTACCAAAATCAACCTTATTGACTACGAAACAGCGAATAGAGAAAAAGTACTGGCCAATCTGGACGACATAACGATTCCCTTTCTGCACCTCAACCACCTCATCTTGTCGAAATTGAATACCGGACGTCCACAGGATCAGGCAGATATAGAAATGCTTCAAAAGATTCAAAAGAATAAGAAAAACTAA
- a CDS encoding O-antigen ligase family protein has product MKNLSPSSGTILGRFIRGEGSIPPWMQWVFWLCLVPVIAKLMVAKGIIVALGIIVMVVALPIGVSALWKTEIGIYIMLGLAFFVSIPNRLFEGIPMGILLDVVIVTMLVGMLYRCTYNKDWSTFSSPVSISILLWAGMNVFELFNPMAASRQAWFFVIRPAVGYLMLFFLTYDMLTTPKKMYRLLFVILGLSLFSASWGIWQANFGYFSWEYNYVVRHDVMHLVFNYGRWRAIGSIGSPAQFGILMAFISMLCVALLTAFKGTFTKLFLLFTFLATLMGMVYSGTRSAYVIIPIFYFGWVVLSRNKKLYYSVIFAGALMVTVAVMPTNNYHIQRIQSTFKASEDASYQTRARNKAIIFPWILKHPIGGGLGSTGVWGQRFSPGTFLANFPPDSGLIRVAVELGWIGLLFFLNVYYNILVKGTFLFWKMKNKRYKAIVSGMICAIAPLLVVEWGQEVVGVFPMSVLFWLFAAIMFRSIDFDQKEQAEQAKFES; this is encoded by the coding sequence ATGAAAAACCTCTCTCCATCTTCAGGAACCATCCTCGGCCGGTTTATCCGGGGCGAGGGAAGTATTCCCCCATGGATGCAGTGGGTATTCTGGCTTTGTTTGGTGCCCGTCATTGCCAAGTTGATGGTGGCGAAAGGCATCATCGTGGCGCTCGGCATCATTGTGATGGTGGTAGCACTGCCCATTGGTGTATCTGCCCTATGGAAAACGGAAATTGGCATCTATATCATGCTGGGCCTGGCCTTCTTTGTCAGTATCCCCAACAGGCTCTTCGAAGGTATTCCCATGGGCATTTTGCTCGATGTGGTCATCGTTACCATGCTGGTGGGCATGCTTTACCGCTGCACCTACAACAAGGACTGGAGCACCTTTTCAAGTCCAGTCAGTATTTCCATATTGTTGTGGGCCGGTATGAATGTCTTCGAGCTATTCAATCCCATGGCCGCATCCCGGCAGGCCTGGTTCTTTGTGATAAGGCCGGCAGTTGGCTACCTGATGCTCTTCTTTCTCACGTACGACATGCTCACTACGCCCAAGAAAATGTACAGGCTGCTGTTTGTCATCCTTGGGCTTTCGCTGTTTTCGGCCAGCTGGGGCATCTGGCAGGCTAATTTTGGCTACTTTAGCTGGGAGTATAATTACGTGGTCAGGCACGACGTCATGCACCTCGTTTTCAACTACGGTCGGTGGAGAGCCATCGGCAGCATCGGCTCACCGGCGCAGTTTGGCATATTGATGGCTTTCATTTCCATGCTATGTGTGGCCCTGCTAACGGCTTTCAAGGGCACATTTACAAAGCTCTTCCTGCTATTCACGTTCCTTGCAACACTCATGGGCATGGTGTACTCCGGTACACGATCAGCCTATGTCATCATCCCCATCTTCTATTTTGGCTGGGTGGTACTTTCAAGAAACAAGAAGCTCTACTATTCAGTAATCTTTGCCGGTGCACTGATGGTGACCGTGGCCGTAATGCCTACTAACAACTACCACATCCAGCGCATACAAAGCACTTTCAAGGCATCTGAGGACGCCTCCTACCAAACCCGTGCCCGCAACAAGGCCATCATTTTCCCCTGGATCCTCAAGCACCCCATTGGCGGTGGCCTTGGCTCCACAGGCGTTTGGGGGCAGCGCTTCTCTCCCGGCACCTTTCTGGCCAACTTCCCGCCTGACTCAGGTTTGATCCGTGTAGCCGTAGAGCTGGGCTGGATAGGCTTGCTTTTCTTTCTCAATGTGTACTACAATATTCTCGTAAAAGGCACCTTCCTTTTCTGGAAAATGAAGAATAAACGCTACAAAGCTATTGTTTCCGGCATGATCTGCGCCATAGCTCCGCTACTCGTCGTGGAATGGGGGCAGGAGGTGGTAGGCGTTTTCCCAATGAGCGTGCTTTTCTGGCTGTTTGCCGCCATTATGTTTCGATCCATCGATTTTGATCAGAAAGAGCAAGCCGAGCAAGCTAAATTTGAATCATAA
- a CDS encoding DUF6119 family protein, giving the protein MIHSSNHDIKVYQINTSFHELNDKITSQEKVDHIINDHKERFESPYDVEDQRSSLVKDQITYFLYVFNEVDKQSIWKKFLPKEMTQEHDFSIQSSSFALFIVIDSEIFALIGGKGISVIKKYINHSFGLDLYEKIADPENDIVHSQMSRGITGNLTSEQRTYRNEQKLSDSLSIGRVPNKFYLVLRQDLKDSVFDFINFDQDENIYLEIGSSFCLKWRLSFEQTHSLIVKIVEIQKIGTGKPLSRFDRVRDFKFCKENLEMALYDHLRNDMVRQNTPGSSTSNNLDYDFVHPQKLQIFYECDIYAAYTKNSKKPFYETRDRTKLYSSVLKYLYSIVDPQDAWSFIRHLSGVRIRGFVGEVKKTEAMFINHLTCEIAIGGSPYFLIDTIWYQVRGDFIETINNQCASILSVNELTPNPLDKPWPLGMDEGEYNLKYLTDDSFLVLDKILGQNIELCDLLYETESTTYLIHVKEGFDAKIRDVTNQVSISANRLWNDIKSDKKFINSIYDRYSVSENFFYNQISRDDFHLKFTKEIIFVIAFCHNRVDKKVAQNVQDFKSNIAKFSIIQTLTEMQSTNYPARVVEIPRI; this is encoded by the coding sequence ATGATACATTCAAGTAATCACGACATCAAAGTGTATCAAATAAATACTAGCTTTCACGAGCTTAATGATAAAATCACCTCGCAAGAAAAAGTTGATCATATAATTAATGACCACAAAGAAAGATTTGAATCTCCGTATGATGTAGAGGATCAGAGGTCAAGCCTAGTTAAAGATCAAATTACATATTTTTTGTACGTTTTTAACGAGGTTGATAAACAGTCGATTTGGAAAAAATTTCTTCCCAAAGAAATGACCCAGGAGCATGACTTCAGCATTCAAAGTAGCTCCTTTGCTCTTTTCATTGTTATTGATTCAGAAATTTTTGCTCTAATTGGAGGTAAAGGAATCTCTGTTATAAAAAAATATATCAACCATTCGTTTGGGTTAGATTTGTACGAAAAAATTGCCGATCCCGAAAATGACATAGTGCACTCGCAAATGTCGAGAGGAATAACGGGAAATTTAACGTCAGAGCAGCGAACATATAGAAATGAGCAAAAACTTTCAGACTCACTATCAATTGGACGAGTCCCTAATAAATTTTACTTGGTATTACGGCAAGACCTAAAAGATTCGGTTTTTGATTTTATTAACTTCGATCAAGATGAAAACATCTACTTGGAAATTGGGTCGTCTTTTTGTTTAAAATGGCGACTTTCTTTTGAGCAAACTCATAGTCTGATCGTAAAGATTGTTGAGATCCAAAAAATTGGAACAGGGAAACCACTAAGCCGATTTGACAGAGTCAGAGACTTTAAGTTCTGCAAGGAGAATCTAGAAATGGCCCTTTATGATCACCTAAGAAATGATATGGTGAGACAAAATACGCCGGGGTCAAGCACTTCAAATAACCTAGATTACGATTTTGTTCACCCCCAAAAATTGCAGATATTTTACGAATGTGATATATATGCAGCCTACACAAAGAATTCAAAAAAACCATTTTATGAGACTCGTGATAGAACAAAATTGTATTCTTCTGTACTAAAGTACCTCTACTCAATTGTTGATCCACAGGATGCTTGGAGTTTTATTAGACACCTTTCTGGAGTAAGAATTAGGGGCTTCGTTGGAGAGGTAAAGAAAACTGAGGCAATGTTTATAAATCATCTAACCTGTGAAATTGCCATTGGTGGCAGTCCATACTTTTTGATTGACACGATCTGGTATCAAGTACGAGGTGACTTCATTGAAACAATCAACAACCAATGTGCTTCTATCCTTTCAGTGAATGAATTAACCCCTAATCCTTTAGACAAGCCCTGGCCCTTGGGAATGGACGAGGGAGAATATAACTTGAAATACCTAACAGACGATAGCTTTTTAGTCCTCGACAAAATTCTAGGTCAGAATATTGAATTATGTGATCTTTTGTATGAAACCGAAAGTACCACTTATTTGATTCACGTAAAAGAAGGCTTTGATGCTAAGATAAGGGATGTCACAAACCAAGTCTCGATTTCCGCAAATCGCCTTTGGAACGATATAAAATCTGATAAAAAATTCATCAATAGTATCTACGATCGCTATTCAGTTAGCGAAAACTTTTTTTATAACCAGATCTCTAGGGATGACTTTCATTTGAAATTTACTAAAGAGATCATTTTTGTAATAGCATTTTGTCATAACCGAGTTGATAAAAAAGTAGCTCAAAATGTCCAAGATTTTAAATCCAACATTGCTAAATTCTCCATCATTCAAACCTTAACAGAAATGCAGAGCACGAACTACCCTGCAAGAGTGGTTGAAATACCGAGAATTTAA
- a CDS encoding pentapeptide repeat-containing protein, with translation MLFRPFRGARLRGARLRGARLRGARLRGARLRGARLRA, from the coding sequence ATTCTATTTCGCCCCTTCAGGGGCGCCCGGCTTAGGGGCGCCCGGCTTAGGGGCGCCCGGCTTAGGGGTGCCCGGCTTAGGGGTGCCCGGCTTAGGGGTGCCCGGCTCAGGGCTTGA
- a CDS encoding lipopolysaccharide biosynthesis protein, translating into MISFRNKIWSLLNNGIEFALGIGLVAAITRMYSTEDTGAWFLFIAIFAMAGSLRDALIQSAMVKSTAGITGSSAHSSLKTNLTVMISFELVTSLVIVVVSLFLGTILGKFLLFYPLYAIPNAWFRWQVFYLRSQLQIKEIFITNLLNLCTIIVLFVLLYLNKAEVIYLVPTMGAGSIAGGIFASFFLPYRQIIKATTAKENLKLIRHFGFFAMLREATSAVSSRISLFYSSALLSLQQTAFLGVSQRFSQIALLPNNAFQSILFPSLVMHVNKGDLKAAKHTFEDSIAQLLAFTIPFAITGVFLSPFILELVSGPEYRQSWSILAIYLLLATIITPFGAAFGSMVTAMGKPQMAFRIVLVNSILNIGIGYLLMSVIGLMGAPLSMAVTELGGFIWIGTILKKEADISIVSTFAKIPGIYLKSTGKVLGLLKKSEAPIKTTEVIK; encoded by the coding sequence ATGATTTCATTCAGAAACAAAATATGGTCACTACTAAACAACGGGATTGAGTTTGCTCTGGGCATAGGCCTGGTCGCAGCCATCACCCGGATGTATAGTACCGAAGACACAGGAGCCTGGTTCCTGTTCATCGCCATATTTGCTATGGCAGGCAGCCTCAGAGATGCCCTCATTCAGTCGGCCATGGTGAAAAGCACCGCTGGCATAACTGGTAGCTCAGCCCACAGCTCGCTAAAGACCAACCTTACGGTGATGATCTCTTTTGAATTGGTTACAAGCCTCGTCATCGTTGTGGTAAGTTTATTTCTGGGCACAATCCTTGGCAAGTTCCTCCTCTTCTACCCCTTGTATGCTATTCCGAATGCATGGTTTCGCTGGCAGGTATTTTACCTGAGAAGCCAATTGCAGATCAAAGAGATATTTATTACTAATCTACTTAACCTTTGCACCATCATCGTTTTGTTCGTTCTACTCTACCTGAACAAAGCGGAAGTCATTTACCTCGTGCCTACTATGGGAGCCGGGAGCATTGCAGGCGGCATTTTTGCCTCATTCTTCCTTCCTTACAGGCAAATCATCAAGGCGACCACGGCAAAGGAAAATCTGAAGCTTATTCGTCATTTTGGTTTTTTTGCCATGCTGCGGGAAGCTACCTCAGCGGTATCATCAAGAATTAGCCTGTTTTACTCCAGTGCGCTCCTTAGCCTGCAGCAAACGGCTTTCCTTGGGGTATCACAACGCTTTTCCCAAATCGCTCTTTTGCCCAACAACGCCTTCCAGTCTATCCTTTTTCCCAGCCTGGTAATGCATGTGAACAAAGGCGACCTGAAAGCAGCCAAACACACATTCGAAGATTCTATTGCCCAGCTTCTGGCCTTCACCATTCCATTTGCAATAACTGGCGTTTTCTTATCGCCTTTTATTCTGGAATTGGTGAGTGGTCCAGAATATAGACAATCCTGGTCCATACTAGCCATTTACCTTCTGCTGGCTACCATCATAACGCCTTTTGGCGCAGCCTTTGGCAGCATGGTGACTGCCATGGGAAAACCTCAGATGGCATTCCGCATTGTGCTGGTTAACAGCATATTGAATATCGGCATTGGCTACCTGCTCATGAGCGTCATTGGCCTGATGGGCGCCCCGCTTTCTATGGCCGTTACTGAGCTGGGAGGATTTATCTGGATTGGAACAATACTCAAAAAAGAGGCTGACATCAGCATCGTTTCCACATTTGCAAAAATTCCGGGTATCTACCTGAAAAGCACCGGAAAAGTGCTCGGGCTGCTGAAAAAGTCAGAGGCACCCATAAAAACGACGGAGGTGATCAAATGA
- a CDS encoding DUF4287 domain-containing protein: MSFQAYIDNIKTKTSKSPEDFKKELEGDGLLLPDMKATDLVSWLKQTYELGHGHSMAIWAVFKSKGWVASPKK, translated from the coding sequence ATGTCATTTCAAGCTTATATCGACAATATCAAAACCAAAACGAGCAAGAGCCCCGAAGATTTTAAGAAAGAGCTGGAGGGCGACGGCTTACTGTTGCCTGATATGAAAGCCACTGATTTGGTCAGCTGGTTAAAACAGACCTATGAGCTTGGCCACGGGCACTCCATGGCCATTTGGGCAGTGTTTAAATCGAAGGGCTGGGTGGCTTCCCCAAAAAAATAA
- a CDS encoding SRPBCC family protein gives MLRYFFYSLLTTLFLIGFTCHSQPRWTVLEELNGITLYESDQKCDTLRNFMAVFTVPASVKTCVNILYNNEFHTDFMDGMKSSELIKYHHEKLLVFYQVIDLPWPIPNRDMVTLATFEHTPDFKTVTVNLRSSPEEKAPTSMTRVNVPEREWSFSKNGEFSTHVTYTYRTNPSHFPSLLEDTFTIDGPMKMMSGFKDLATKESRTPVNLVWIRD, from the coding sequence ATGCTTAGATATTTTTTTTATAGTCTGCTTACAACACTTTTTCTTATCGGTTTTACCTGCCATTCCCAGCCTCGGTGGACTGTGCTGGAGGAACTTAACGGCATTACGCTCTACGAGTCAGACCAAAAATGCGACACACTGAGGAATTTCATGGCCGTTTTCACAGTACCGGCCAGCGTCAAAACATGCGTCAACATCCTGTACAATAACGAATTCCATACCGACTTCATGGATGGTATGAAGAGCAGCGAGCTTATAAAATATCACCACGAAAAGTTACTTGTCTTCTATCAGGTGATCGATTTGCCATGGCCGATTCCCAACCGTGACATGGTAACCCTGGCTACTTTCGAACACACGCCCGACTTCAAAACTGTGACAGTGAACCTCCGGTCGTCGCCTGAAGAAAAAGCACCCACTTCTATGACCAGAGTGAACGTACCTGAACGGGAATGGAGCTTCTCCAAAAATGGAGAGTTTTCAACTCACGTAACCTACACCTACCGTACCAATCCCAGCCATTTTCCTTCATTGCTGGAAGATACCTTCACCATCGACGGCCCTATGAAAATGATGAGCGGATTCAAAGACCTGGCTACTAAAGAAAGCCGCACACCAGTAAATTTGGTTTGGATCAGGGATTGA